One genomic region from Stackebrandtia nassauensis DSM 44728 encodes:
- the rpsD gene encoding 30S ribosomal protein S4: MNRPRPKAKRSRALGIALTPKCVKYFERRPFPPGQHGRRRRSESDYSRRLLEKQRLREQYNIREAQMKRAFAEAVRRDGKTGDNLVSLLERRLDAFVLRAGFARTIYQSRQQVVHRHFLVNGRRVDKPSYRLKPGDVVQVAPGSRDKTPFQLAAAGAWAGSGPLPGYLEAKLPELKARLIAEPPRAQVPVVCDEQLVVEFYSR; the protein is encoded by the coding sequence GTGAACCGGCCCCGACCCAAAGCCAAACGATCCCGGGCACTGGGAATCGCGCTCACCCCCAAATGCGTCAAGTACTTCGAGCGCCGCCCGTTCCCGCCCGGCCAGCACGGCCGTCGGCGCCGTTCCGAATCCGACTACAGCCGACGGCTGCTGGAGAAGCAGCGGCTGCGGGAGCAGTACAACATCCGCGAGGCCCAGATGAAGCGCGCCTTCGCCGAGGCGGTGCGCCGCGACGGCAAGACCGGCGACAACCTGGTCTCGCTGCTGGAACGCCGTCTGGACGCCTTCGTGCTGCGCGCCGGTTTCGCCCGCACCATCTACCAGTCCCGGCAGCAGGTGGTGCACCGTCACTTCCTGGTCAACGGCCGCCGCGTCGACAAACCCTCCTACCGGCTCAAGCCCGGTGACGTCGTCCAGGTCGCCCCCGGCAGCCGCGACAAGACCCCGTTCCAGCTGGCCGCCGCCGGAGCCTGGGCCGGATCCGGACCGCTGCCGGGCTACCTGGAGGCCAAACTGCCCGAACTCAAGGCCCGGCTGATCGCCGAACCGCCGCGCGCCCAGGTGCCGGTGGTCTGTGACGAACAGCTCGTCGTGGAGTTCTACTCCCGCTGA
- a CDS encoding lysophospholipid acyltransferase family protein has protein sequence MLYSVLKWVVVGPWLWLIYRPKVEGGANIPKEGAAIIASNHVSFSDSIFLPLVVRRKIIFVAKSDYFTGKGFKGWFSRFFFSGVGCIPLDRTGGSAAQAALDTGLRVLREGELFGIYPEGTRSPDGKLYKGKTGVGRMVMQSGAPVIPVAMINTGELQPIGKRLPKIGRVRIKIGEPIDFSRYAGLAGERAVERAITDEIMYALMELSGQDYVDEYATKVKALKDKADASAAEAEAVRIERQRQG, from the coding sequence GTGCTGTATTCGGTACTGAAATGGGTCGTTGTCGGTCCGTGGCTGTGGCTGATCTATCGGCCCAAGGTCGAAGGCGGCGCCAACATTCCCAAGGAGGGTGCCGCGATCATCGCCAGCAACCACGTGTCGTTCTCGGATTCCATCTTTCTCCCGCTCGTGGTGCGGCGCAAGATCATTTTCGTGGCCAAGTCGGACTACTTCACCGGCAAGGGCTTCAAGGGCTGGTTCTCCCGGTTCTTCTTCTCCGGCGTGGGCTGCATCCCGCTGGACCGCACCGGCGGCTCGGCGGCGCAGGCGGCCCTGGACACCGGGTTGCGGGTGTTGCGCGAGGGGGAGTTGTTCGGCATCTACCCCGAGGGCACCAGGTCTCCGGACGGCAAGCTGTACAAGGGCAAGACCGGCGTGGGCCGGATGGTGATGCAGTCGGGTGCGCCGGTGATCCCGGTGGCGATGATCAACACCGGCGAGTTGCAGCCGATCGGCAAGCGGCTGCCCAAGATCGGCCGGGTGCGCATCAAGATCGGTGAACCCATCGATTTCTCCCGCTACGCGGGGCTGGCCGGGGAGCGCGCCGTGGAGCGCGCCATCACCGACGAGATCATGTACGCCCTCATGGAACTGTCCGGTCAGGACTATGTCGACGAGTACGCCACGAAGGTCAAGGCGCTCAAGGACAAGGCCGACGCCTCGGCGGCCGAGGCCGAGGCGGTGCGGATCGAACGGCAGCGGCAGGGCTGA
- a CDS encoding alpha/beta hydrolase — protein MTVLDGAEAIHLDAGPETPASIVACHGFSGTPASVRPWAEHMHKCGYTVTAPRLPGHGTRWQDMAATRWPDWYGALERAFDDALARDKPVFVLGHSMGGTLALRLAQQRGAEMAGLVLCNPSLFDKRWMVRFGVPVVKHFIRSVPGIGSDIAKPDTFETSYPRVPLAAVHSLSQLWRIVSADLAKVTLPIRVFHSAIDHVVEPRNTQLLLAGIRSTDARDHILPRSYHVATLDYDAPQLCEGTAAFVAERLKSLQETS, from the coding sequence GTGACCGTACTCGACGGGGCCGAGGCGATCCACCTCGACGCAGGCCCCGAGACCCCAGCATCCATTGTGGCGTGTCATGGTTTCTCCGGCACCCCCGCCTCCGTCCGGCCCTGGGCGGAACACATGCACAAATGCGGATACACCGTGACCGCCCCCCGGTTGCCCGGGCACGGCACCCGGTGGCAGGACATGGCCGCCACCCGCTGGCCCGACTGGTACGGCGCCCTGGAACGCGCCTTCGACGACGCGCTCGCCCGCGACAAGCCGGTGTTCGTCCTGGGCCACTCCATGGGCGGGACGCTGGCGCTGCGGCTGGCGCAGCAGCGCGGCGCCGAGATGGCCGGGCTGGTGCTGTGCAACCCCTCGCTGTTCGACAAACGCTGGATGGTGCGGTTCGGGGTGCCGGTCGTCAAGCACTTCATCCGCTCGGTGCCCGGCATCGGCAGCGACATCGCCAAACCCGACACCTTCGAGACCAGCTACCCCCGGGTCCCGCTGGCCGCCGTCCACTCGCTGTCGCAGCTGTGGCGGATCGTGTCCGCCGACCTGGCCAAGGTCACCCTGCCGATCCGGGTCTTCCACAGCGCCATCGACCACGTCGTCGAACCCCGCAACACCCAGCTGTTGCTGGCGGGCATCCGCAGCACCGACGCCCGCGACCACATCCTGCCCCGCAGCTACCACGTGGCCACTTTGGACTACGACGCTCCCCAGCTGTGTGAGGGCACCGCCGCCTTCGTCGCCGAAAGGCTCAAGTCTCTACAGGAGACCTCATGA
- a CDS encoding DUF308 domain-containing protein produces the protein MTRHSDDDPDRDRAGGAEEPGEGADRLDPSEVDERFAELIADLKDDTPGWPEDEPKSDEPARRAHPSSGDDDEPSLLELWDTELEDDDDDEEEDTYRPPPPPPLPVPSLPAILGVLLIIGGLVLIVQPSLLDVGEGLGRTTGIAAFGGGVLMLIWRLRPEPEDGEDDDPGNGAVV, from the coding sequence ATGACGAGACACTCCGACGACGACCCCGACCGAGACCGGGCCGGAGGCGCCGAGGAACCCGGCGAAGGAGCCGACCGGCTGGACCCCAGCGAGGTCGACGAGCGCTTCGCCGAACTCATCGCCGACCTGAAGGACGACACCCCCGGCTGGCCCGAGGACGAACCCAAGTCCGACGAACCCGCCCGCCGGGCCCACCCCTCCTCCGGTGACGACGACGAGCCGTCGCTGCTGGAACTGTGGGACACCGAGCTCGAGGACGATGACGACGACGAGGAGGAGGACACCTACCGTCCGCCGCCGCCACCGCCGTTGCCGGTCCCCTCGCTCCCGGCGATCCTGGGCGTGCTGCTGATCATCGGCGGGCTGGTGCTGATCGTGCAGCCGAGCCTGCTGGACGTCGGCGAGGGCCTGGGCCGCACGACGGGCATCGCCGCGTTCGGCGGCGGCGTCCTGATGCTGATCTGGCGGCTGCGTCCCGAACCCGAGGACGGCGAGGACGACGACCCCGGCAACGGCGCGGTGGTGTGA
- a CDS encoding MFS transporter, which yields MQVATVMPQRVQTWWDGFLAKRGRPLTTGDITVVKPPELKRATAAASVGNCMEWYDFGVFSYLTATIGAVFYPSGNPVAQLLASFATFSVAFLVRPLGGLFFGPLGDRIGRTKVLAATMVLMAVGTFAIGFIPSYASIGIAAPILLLLARMLQGFSTGGEYGGASTFTAEYAPDRRRGYFCSFLDFGTFIGYAIGSGVVTLMTLALSETAMLSWGWRIPFLVAGPLGLIGLYIRLKLEDTPAYQQQEEAVEAAEPPVAHPIRTTVRDHWRPLLVCMGLVLLYNVTNYMVTAYLPTYLTQELGQRAHIADMFILAAMVLVVVTITFIGRASDRYGRKVTFNIGAVGLVVLALPCFWMMRAGGVVLPLAGVLVLALLLAFFAGTSAATLPALFPTRIRYTAMAVGFNISVAAFGGTTPLVTEALVAWSGDLMVPAYYLMAAGAIGLIAIAYLPETAGLPLAGAQPQVVSSGEARELVMVTREYFTRLLPPRRKLA from the coding sequence ATGCAGGTCGCGACGGTGATGCCGCAACGGGTGCAGACATGGTGGGACGGGTTTTTGGCCAAGCGCGGCCGTCCGTTGACCACCGGCGACATCACGGTCGTCAAACCGCCGGAACTCAAGCGCGCCACCGCCGCCGCGTCGGTCGGAAACTGCATGGAGTGGTACGACTTCGGGGTCTTCAGCTACCTGACCGCGACGATCGGCGCCGTGTTCTACCCGTCCGGCAACCCGGTGGCCCAGCTGTTGGCCTCGTTCGCGACCTTCTCGGTGGCGTTTTTGGTGCGACCGCTGGGCGGCCTGTTCTTCGGCCCGCTGGGCGACCGTATCGGACGCACGAAGGTACTGGCGGCCACGATGGTCCTGATGGCCGTGGGCACCTTCGCCATCGGCTTCATCCCCTCCTACGCGAGCATCGGCATCGCGGCGCCGATCCTCCTGCTGCTGGCCCGGATGCTCCAGGGTTTCTCCACCGGCGGCGAATACGGCGGCGCCAGCACCTTCACCGCCGAGTACGCGCCCGACCGGCGGCGCGGCTACTTCTGCAGCTTCCTGGACTTCGGCACCTTCATCGGCTACGCGATCGGCTCGGGCGTCGTCACGCTCATGACCCTGGCGCTGTCGGAGACGGCGATGCTCAGCTGGGGCTGGCGGATCCCGTTCCTGGTGGCCGGACCACTGGGGCTGATCGGCCTGTACATCCGGCTGAAACTGGAGGACACCCCCGCGTACCAGCAGCAGGAGGAGGCCGTCGAGGCCGCCGAACCGCCGGTGGCGCATCCGATCCGCACCACGGTGCGCGACCACTGGCGGCCGCTTCTGGTGTGCATGGGACTAGTGCTGCTGTACAACGTCACCAACTACATGGTCACCGCGTACCTGCCGACCTATCTGACCCAGGAACTGGGACAGCGGGCGCACATCGCCGACATGTTCATCCTCGCGGCGATGGTGCTGGTCGTCGTGACCATCACCTTCATCGGACGCGCCAGCGATCGCTACGGCCGCAAGGTGACCTTCAACATCGGCGCGGTGGGGCTCGTCGTGCTGGCCCTCCCGTGCTTCTGGATGATGCGCGCCGGTGGCGTCGTGCTGCCACTGGCGGGGGTACTGGTGCTGGCGCTGCTGCTGGCGTTCTTCGCCGGAACCTCGGCCGCGACGCTGCCCGCGCTGTTCCCGACCCGGATCCGCTACACCGCCATGGCGGTGGGCTTCAACATCTCGGTCGCGGCCTTCGGCGGCACCACCCCGCTGGTCACCGAGGCGCTGGTGGCCTGGTCGGGCGACCTCATGGTTCCGGCGTACTACCTGATGGCGGCCGGGGCGATCGGGCTGATCGCGATCGCGTACCTGCCCGAGACGGCGGGCCTGCCGTTGGCAGGGGCACAGCCGCAGGTGGTCAGCTCCGGCGAGGCCCGGGAGCTGGTCATGGTGACCCGGGAGTACTTCACCCGGCTGCTGCCGCCCCGCCGCAAACTGGCGTAG
- a CDS encoding EamA family transporter yields MNRELRDIAITALAPVMWGTTYIVTTELLPPGRPLLTALLRALPAGLLLVVLARKLPQGSWWWKASVIGALNIAAFFALLFIAAYRLPGGVAAVVSAIGPLVTAGMTILILNQKVRLRTWLLGIAGVAGVAMVMLNAAAKLDALGMIAGLAAATSMAVATTLTKRWGAPTGAGSAALAGWQLTAGGLFLLPFALIIEGGIPALSLTNVAGYVYLGLVNTALGYWLWFRGISRLSVAPLSFLGLLSPLTAATVGWIVLGEALTPLQLLGMVVAFGATVAGQLTSVRRPAVVPQATPRAELAKAS; encoded by the coding sequence ATGAACCGCGAACTGCGCGATATCGCCATCACCGCCCTGGCTCCCGTCATGTGGGGCACCACCTACATCGTCACGACCGAACTGCTGCCGCCCGGCCGTCCGCTGCTGACCGCGCTGTTGCGCGCCCTGCCCGCCGGGCTGCTGTTGGTCGTGTTGGCCCGCAAGCTTCCCCAGGGCTCGTGGTGGTGGAAGGCCAGCGTCATCGGGGCCCTGAACATCGCGGCCTTCTTCGCGTTGCTGTTCATCGCCGCCTACCGGCTGCCCGGCGGCGTCGCCGCCGTGGTCTCGGCCATCGGTCCACTGGTGACCGCGGGCATGACGATCCTGATCCTCAACCAGAAGGTGCGGCTGCGGACCTGGCTGCTGGGCATCGCCGGGGTCGCCGGAGTCGCGATGGTCATGCTCAACGCCGCCGCGAAACTCGACGCGCTGGGCATGATCGCCGGACTGGCCGCCGCCACGTCCATGGCCGTGGCGACCACCCTCACCAAACGCTGGGGCGCCCCGACCGGTGCCGGTTCGGCGGCGCTGGCGGGCTGGCAGCTGACGGCCGGTGGCCTGTTCCTGCTGCCGTTCGCGTTGATCATCGAGGGCGGCATTCCGGCGCTGAGCCTGACCAACGTCGCCGGATACGTCTACCTCGGCCTGGTCAACACCGCGCTGGGCTACTGGCTGTGGTTCCGGGGCATCTCGCGACTGTCGGTGGCGCCGTTGAGCTTCCTGGGTCTGCTGTCGCCGCTGACCGCCGCGACCGTCGGCTGGATCGTCCTGGGCGAGGCGCTGACCCCGCTGCAACTGCTGGGCATGGTCGTCGCCTTCGGCGCCACCGTCGCCGGACAGCTCACCTCGGTGAGGCGGCCCGCCGTCGTCCCGCAGGCCACGCCGCGAGCCGAACTGGCGAAGGCGTCCTAG
- a CDS encoding MarR family winged helix-turn-helix transcriptional regulator, producing MEPAQSPADAVDAIVGQWRRERPDLDLDSMAIFGRIHRVSELSRRRLKSVFAPFGIGLSEFDVVATLRRSGEPFELSPKELSRTLMLTSGGLTGRLDKLERAGLIERRPDPSDRRGLRIRLTEAGWRAADEAVTAEIDELARVLSSALSPAEARTLGELLRKLHGPYAGDSLD from the coding sequence ATGGAGCCAGCACAATCACCGGCCGACGCGGTGGACGCGATCGTCGGGCAGTGGCGGCGGGAACGACCCGATCTCGACCTGGACTCGATGGCGATCTTCGGACGCATCCACCGGGTCTCGGAACTGTCCCGACGCCGCTTGAAGAGCGTGTTCGCGCCCTTCGGCATCGGTCTGAGCGAGTTCGACGTCGTGGCGACCCTGCGCCGCTCCGGAGAGCCGTTCGAGTTGAGCCCCAAGGAACTCAGCCGCACCCTGATGCTCACCTCCGGCGGCCTCACCGGACGACTGGACAAGCTGGAGCGAGCCGGGCTGATCGAACGCAGGCCCGACCCCAGCGACCGCCGGGGCCTGCGCATCCGGCTCACCGAGGCGGGCTGGCGGGCCGCCGACGAGGCGGTCACCGCCGAGATCGACGAACTGGCGCGGGTGCTCAGCAGCGCGCTGTCACCGGCCGAGGCGCGGACCCTCGGCGAACTGCTGCGAAAACTGCACGGCCCCTACGCCGGAGATTCGCTCGACTGA
- a CDS encoding peroxiredoxin: MAVRLVKGDKVADFALPDQTGTTRKLSEFLAEGPVVLFFYPAAMTRGCTMESCHFRDLATEFAEVGAQRVGISRDPVDKQRKFAEMNDFDYPLLSDREGAIAEQFGIKRSIPLGPLSIKRKTFVIDVDHTIMDVFHSEINMNGHADQALEVLRRRAG; encoded by the coding sequence ATGGCTGTCCGTCTCGTCAAAGGTGACAAGGTCGCCGACTTCGCGCTCCCCGATCAGACCGGCACCACCCGCAAACTCAGCGAGTTCCTCGCCGAGGGACCGGTCGTGCTGTTCTTCTACCCCGCCGCCATGACCCGCGGCTGCACCATGGAGAGCTGCCACTTCCGCGACCTCGCCACCGAGTTCGCCGAGGTCGGCGCCCAGCGGGTGGGCATCAGCCGCGACCCCGTGGACAAACAGCGCAAGTTCGCCGAGATGAACGACTTCGACTACCCGCTGCTGTCCGACCGCGAGGGCGCGATCGCCGAACAGTTCGGCATCAAGCGGTCGATTCCGCTGGGGCCGTTGAGCATCAAGCGCAAGACCTTCGTCATCGACGTGGACCACACCATCATGGACGTGTTCCACAGCGAGATCAACATGAACGGCCACGCCGACCAGGCGCTGGAGGTGCTCAGGCGGCGGGCGGGCTAG
- a CDS encoding alpha/beta hydrolase — MSMELWRQRYRALPVTPVKRELAQVLSEAEEQAAPVLCVTGDARGAAAFTEHWLPHIASRGHGAYAVSVRGQGSTPKEAGGRQAMVHDLVQTAAQLPRQAILIGHDKGAALVAHALARYPAAAAVLLAPKGVKAAPGDPVGSPRVLVAGSPDDRKTSAKSLETAARAYGGTPLLFPGVGHDFMNDPGWQAPLDAILDWLENKQAAVG, encoded by the coding sequence ATGAGCATGGAACTGTGGCGACAGCGTTATCGCGCGCTGCCGGTGACGCCGGTCAAACGCGAGCTGGCGCAGGTGCTGTCCGAGGCCGAGGAGCAGGCCGCGCCGGTCCTGTGCGTCACCGGCGACGCCAGGGGCGCGGCGGCGTTCACCGAGCACTGGCTGCCGCACATCGCCTCGCGCGGTCACGGCGCCTACGCCGTCAGCGTCCGGGGCCAGGGCTCCACCCCCAAGGAGGCCGGTGGACGGCAGGCCATGGTGCACGACCTGGTGCAGACCGCCGCACAGCTGCCCCGGCAGGCCATCCTCATCGGGCACGACAAGGGCGCGGCACTGGTCGCGCACGCGCTGGCCCGCTACCCGGCCGCCGCGGCGGTCCTGTTGGCGCCCAAGGGTGTCAAGGCCGCCCCGGGTGACCCGGTCGGTTCGCCCCGGGTCCTGGTCGCCGGGAGCCCCGACGACCGCAAGACCTCGGCCAAGAGCCTGGAGACCGCGGCCCGCGCCTACGGCGGGACGCCGCTGCTGTTCCCCGGCGTCGGCCACGACTTCATGAACGACCCGGGCTGGCAGGCCCCGCTGGACGCCATCCTGGACTGGCTGGAGAACAAGCAGGCCGCCGTCGGCTAG
- a CDS encoding flavin-containing monooxygenase: MSEYGVDAAYDRGDAVCVIGAGMAGLVAVKNLREHGFNVDCYEQETEIGGSWNIKKRRSPTYANTHLVSSRTQTEFPDFPMPDDWPDYPHHSKVLSYLESYADHFGLREHIWFGSEIERIENAERGRFDVVVKPMSGSAARRLRYAAVVIANGHNWDPFLPEYPGQQAYRGEIIHSVSYQDSSQLRGKKVLIVGAGNSGCDIAGESAITAKRTWQSTRRGYWYTPKYMLGLPADKTAQRLSWLPKGLRRKVTEYAIKKIGGDPVRFGLPAPDHRFGQSHPIVNSHILHHIGHGALEPKPDIARFDGRKVVFTDESTIEPDLVVMATGYRPRYDFCDDELLGAGRETGGFPRLFAQMFSPASETLFVAGLLQADVGIFPLVHWQTVAIAKWLHVRVSDPERAKAFRGQVVTEAGNRYVDAEMNDSDRHRLEVSHDRYLDSVARIIETLDKESDGAR, translated from the coding sequence ATGTCGGAGTACGGCGTGGACGCCGCATACGATCGCGGGGACGCGGTGTGTGTCATCGGTGCCGGGATGGCGGGCCTGGTGGCGGTCAAGAACCTGCGCGAACACGGCTTCAATGTGGACTGTTACGAGCAGGAGACCGAGATCGGCGGCTCCTGGAACATCAAGAAGCGCCGCAGCCCCACCTACGCCAACACCCACTTGGTCTCGTCGCGGACCCAGACCGAGTTCCCCGACTTCCCGATGCCCGACGACTGGCCGGACTATCCACACCACAGCAAGGTGCTGTCCTACCTGGAGAGCTACGCCGACCACTTCGGACTGCGCGAGCACATCTGGTTTGGCAGCGAGATCGAGCGCATCGAGAACGCCGAACGCGGCCGCTTCGACGTCGTCGTCAAACCGATGTCCGGCAGCGCCGCCCGCAGACTGCGCTACGCCGCCGTCGTCATCGCCAACGGGCACAACTGGGACCCGTTCCTGCCGGAGTACCCCGGCCAGCAGGCCTATCGCGGCGAGATCATCCACTCGGTGTCCTACCAGGACTCGTCGCAGCTGCGCGGCAAGAAGGTGCTGATCGTCGGCGCCGGGAACTCCGGCTGCGACATCGCCGGCGAATCGGCGATCACCGCCAAACGGACCTGGCAGTCCACCCGGCGCGGCTACTGGTACACGCCCAAGTACATGCTCGGACTGCCCGCCGACAAGACCGCGCAGCGCCTGTCGTGGCTGCCCAAAGGCTTGCGGCGCAAGGTGACCGAGTACGCGATCAAGAAGATCGGCGGCGACCCGGTCCGGTTCGGACTGCCCGCCCCCGACCACCGTTTCGGACAGTCGCACCCCATCGTCAACAGCCACATCCTGCACCACATCGGACACGGGGCCCTGGAGCCCAAACCCGACATCGCGCGCTTCGACGGTCGCAAGGTGGTGTTCACCGACGAGTCCACCATCGAGCCCGACCTCGTCGTCATGGCCACCGGCTACCGTCCCCGCTACGACTTCTGCGACGACGAACTGCTGGGCGCCGGACGCGAGACCGGCGGCTTCCCGCGACTGTTCGCGCAGATGTTCTCGCCCGCGTCGGAGACGCTGTTCGTGGCGGGGCTGTTGCAGGCCGACGTCGGCATCTTCCCGCTGGTGCACTGGCAGACGGTGGCCATCGCGAAGTGGCTGCACGTGCGGGTGTCCGACCCGGAACGGGCCAAGGCCTTTCGCGGCCAGGTCGTCACCGAGGCCGGAAACCGTTACGTGGACGCGGAGATGAACGACTCCGACCGGCACCGGCTCGAGGTCTCGCACGACCGTTACCTCGACTCGGTGGCTCGCATCATTGAGACCCTTGACAAGGAATCGGACGGTGCCCGATGA